A genomic region of Catalinimonas niigatensis contains the following coding sequences:
- a CDS encoding S9 family peptidase has protein sequence MKQFPLAPRKASVKSVHGIPLIDNYAWLQDKENPEVIAYLKAENAYSEEMMQDQQALEKQLYEEMKQRIKPDDQSAPVRIDDYYYYSRTEAHKNYRIYCRKFGSLQAPEEILLDCNHLAEGHDYFHLGAFEVSPDHTILAYAIDTDGSEQYWMFFKNLQDHTLMVDQIRNMTNSAAWAMDGETIFYVVQNETMRPYKVLRHRLGTRPEDDVEVFHEADERFFVSVSLSKNRAFLLIDIGSKITSEVRILSAHQPEGDFSVFAHRKDQIEYTLYPHQDCFYILTNWKASNFRLMKAPLEAKDNSLWKEVIPHDPKVKIEGVDEFENHLAIYERANGMSQIKIFALQDTLNSHLILYDEPAYYVFGGNNPTFHTDVLRFHYTSLLKPNTVYAYHMPSREKQVIKETEIPGGYDDQAYTSERIEALSEDGTVVPISLVYRKDIAPKGINPLLLYGYGAYGLNAEPYFNENRISLLDRGFIFAIAHIRGGADLGEDWHKAGKLLKKKNSFTDFICCAEHLIKEKYTDQEHLCAIGGSAGGLLMGAVINLRPDLFEAIIAKVPFVDVLNTMLDPNLPLTITEYEEWGNPEEKAYFEYIHSYSPYDNIKPQSYPHLLITAGLNDPRVSYWEPAKWAAKLRALKTDNHLLLLKTNMDAGHGGASGRYEYLKEIAFEYAFLIKVLGIARDSFTYT, from the coding sequence ATGAAGCAATTTCCCCTAGCCCCACGGAAAGCCAGTGTAAAGAGTGTTCATGGTATTCCTTTGATTGACAACTATGCCTGGTTGCAGGACAAAGAAAATCCTGAGGTTATCGCTTATCTCAAAGCTGAAAATGCTTATTCAGAGGAGATGATGCAAGACCAGCAGGCATTAGAAAAACAACTCTACGAAGAGATGAAGCAACGCATCAAGCCGGATGACCAGAGTGCGCCAGTCCGGATAGATGATTATTATTACTACTCACGCACTGAAGCGCATAAGAATTACAGGATTTATTGCCGCAAATTTGGCTCGCTGCAAGCTCCGGAAGAAATTCTTCTGGACTGTAATCACTTGGCTGAAGGACATGATTATTTTCATTTAGGTGCATTTGAAGTCAGCCCGGACCATACTATTCTGGCTTATGCTATTGATACCGATGGATCTGAACAGTATTGGATGTTCTTTAAGAACCTTCAGGATCATACGCTGATGGTAGACCAGATTCGCAATATGACGAATTCTGCAGCATGGGCGATGGATGGGGAAACAATATTTTATGTAGTGCAGAATGAAACTATGCGTCCTTATAAAGTACTACGCCATCGTTTGGGTACCCGCCCTGAAGATGATGTAGAAGTGTTTCACGAAGCCGATGAGCGTTTTTTTGTATCCGTCAGTTTGTCTAAAAACCGGGCTTTCCTTCTGATTGATATAGGCAGTAAAATTACTTCTGAAGTGAGAATACTATCAGCCCATCAGCCTGAGGGCGATTTTAGTGTATTTGCCCATAGAAAAGACCAGATTGAATATACGCTTTATCCTCACCAAGATTGTTTCTATATACTCACCAATTGGAAAGCCAGTAATTTTCGCTTGATGAAAGCTCCTCTGGAGGCAAAAGATAATAGCCTGTGGAAAGAAGTCATTCCTCATGATCCGAAAGTAAAAATTGAAGGAGTGGATGAGTTTGAAAATCATCTGGCGATCTATGAAAGAGCCAATGGAATGAGCCAGATTAAAATTTTTGCTCTTCAGGATACCCTGAATAGTCATCTGATTTTATATGATGAACCAGCATATTATGTCTTTGGAGGCAATAATCCCACTTTCCATACTGATGTATTACGCTTTCATTATACTTCTCTGTTAAAACCTAATACGGTTTATGCATATCATATGCCAAGTCGGGAAAAGCAGGTAATCAAAGAAACAGAGATTCCAGGAGGTTATGATGATCAGGCATATACTTCTGAACGCATAGAGGCTCTTTCAGAAGATGGCACAGTTGTACCTATCTCTTTGGTATACCGAAAAGACATAGCACCAAAAGGAATCAATCCACTTTTATTGTATGGCTATGGAGCTTATGGACTAAATGCTGAACCTTACTTTAACGAGAACAGAATCAGCCTGCTGGACAGAGGTTTTATCTTTGCCATCGCACATATTCGCGGCGGAGCAGATCTGGGCGAAGACTGGCACAAAGCCGGTAAATTGCTGAAAAAGAAAAATAGTTTTACCGATTTTATTTGTTGTGCCGAGCATCTTATCAAGGAAAAATATACCGATCAGGAGCATCTCTGCGCGATAGGTGGAAGTGCCGGCGGCTTATTGATGGGTGCGGTAATCAATCTGCGTCCTGATCTTTTCGAAGCCATAATAGCCAAAGTCCCTTTTGTAGATGTATTAAATACCATGCTTGATCCCAATCTGCCGCTTACCATTACTGAGTACGAAGAATGGGGTAATCCGGAAGAAAAAGCTTATTTTGAGTACATCCATTCGTATTCACCTTACGACAATATTAAGCCGCAGTCCTATCCTCATTTACTCATTACTGCCGGGTTGAATGATCCAAGGGTAAGTTATTGGGAACCAGCAAAATGGGCTGCTAAGCTTAGAGCACTAAAGACAGATAATCATTTGCTGCTGCTCAAAACCAATATGGATGCTGGTCATGGTGGCGCTTCGGGAAGATATGAGTATCTCAAAGAAATTGCTTTTGAGTATGCTTTCCTAATTAAGGTGCTAGGAATAGCTAGAGACAGTTTTACTTATACTTAA
- a CDS encoding CHAD domain-containing protein, translating to MSLRIDLNETVPFNIERIMQTFLDECRTSLQQEDPHQAIHEARKTMKKMRAFSRLVRGEIGKKRYKQTNTYYRDVARQISEARDITAMLDTLQDLYEALDAALCEQTFQDIKNHLVSRKSALSRIQINRDKLLENMLNDLEKAEKIHGKWKIEQNGFEIFFKGIKITYSKCQQAMKKAYKKQSTKNLHEWRKRCKYLRYEVDFLRDIWPEPMKSLERELHQLTDYLGDDHDLAVLKAYVESMHLENEEALTAIFALMDHKREELQTLAKPLGKRILYESPDQFVNRLAYYWKYGLKDFAIKENQHPLSIA from the coding sequence ATGAGTTTACGAATTGACCTGAACGAAACTGTTCCATTCAATATTGAGCGTATCATGCAAACTTTTCTGGATGAATGCAGAACTTCACTGCAACAGGAAGATCCACACCAAGCCATTCATGAAGCGCGTAAGACAATGAAAAAAATGAGGGCTTTCAGCCGTCTGGTCCGAGGGGAGATTGGAAAAAAAAGATATAAACAGACCAATACATACTATCGGGATGTGGCAAGACAAATCTCTGAAGCCAGAGATATCACCGCCATGCTGGATACTTTACAGGATCTTTATGAAGCCTTGGATGCTGCCTTATGCGAGCAAACTTTTCAGGATATCAAAAACCATCTTGTCTCACGGAAATCAGCACTAAGCAGAATTCAAATCAACAGAGATAAGCTTTTGGAAAACATGCTGAATGATTTAGAAAAAGCAGAAAAAATTCATGGTAAGTGGAAAATTGAGCAGAATGGTTTTGAGATCTTTTTCAAAGGAATCAAAATTACTTATTCCAAATGCCAGCAAGCCATGAAAAAAGCTTACAAAAAGCAGTCTACTAAAAACCTGCACGAATGGAGAAAAAGATGCAAGTATCTCCGTTATGAAGTTGATTTTCTTCGTGACATCTGGCCAGAACCTATGAAATCGCTGGAAAGAGAATTGCATCAACTCACTGATTATCTGGGAGATGATCATGATCTGGCAGTGCTGAAAGCTTATGTAGAAAGTATGCATCTTGAAAACGAAGAAGCCCTCACGGCTATTTTCGCTTTGATGGATCATAAAAGAGAGGAATTACAAACGCTAGCCAAACCCCTGGGAAAAAGAATTTTATATGAATCTCCTGATCAATTCGTAAATCGCCTGGCTTATTACTGGAAATATGGACTGAAAGACTTTGCCATCAAAGAAAATCAGCATCCTCTTTCTATTGCCTGA